From the Halalkalicoccus sp. CGA53 genome, one window contains:
- a CDS encoding DUF7344 domain-containing protein, with the protein MDGRNVVHAELSADTVYAILKPRRRRLVLSYFMTTSAETATTTELAEWIAEHERSPDPALPAPSLRTIEVTLTHTHFPVLDENGLIDFSFANDRVEYHACPDIEAHLELHC; encoded by the coding sequence ATGGACGGACGAAACGTCGTCCACGCCGAGCTCTCGGCCGACACCGTCTACGCCATCCTGAAGCCGCGACGGCGACGTCTCGTCCTCTCGTACTTCATGACGACCTCGGCGGAGACGGCCACAACGACCGAGCTCGCCGAGTGGATCGCCGAACACGAGCGCTCGCCCGACCCCGCGCTCCCCGCGCCCTCGCTCCGGACGATCGAGGTGACGCTCACGCACACGCACTTCCCGGTGCTCGACGAGAACGGCCTCATCGACTTCAGTTTCGCGAACGACCGCGTCGAGTACCACGCCTGCCCCGACATCGAGGCCCACCTCGAACTGCACTGCTAG
- a CDS encoding ABC transporter substrate-binding protein codes for MVGPGPGRRALLRGVGGLSVGLGLGGCVWREVTGGADAADEPSRRGGRITLGSVGAFEALAPLAVESVPTGVLVDLCYAPGVLVEPSGFQTVPWSFADWERLGEGERVGVDLAELTWSDDEPLTPGDVGFTYGTLAEHRPARYRSVADRVLGVEGSDDWDLELVFDEPVGVLADPFSVPILPEHVHADLEDPIGDVPDEPITLGPADVDAFEPEVGIDLTFREEWPPLDAGWAETYEMRGGPFLDEVRFRVHDTASEVVAAVEQGAVDAGAFDLGPVALSGEGGSTAVATGPDDGFEALAFNTRVEPFDDQSFRQALSMLLDRERWVSRYRGFADPGSTLLPPAYPHLRPEAAAGEEPNEHPAMAALWERDALTPVREFLESGGTVTGEAGEYAGREVAESATGVETTQDEARHEYAFVETLTDSLIEAGVARELTIEEELVTERLGRPVSVLAPPVESASPLAEVTHRFAERLREFGVPVEVEVTGTAEIGERAFEDGDFDVCPLAWRGCSPHGVRTLSTLLHSGNTVEEGDGDGPWFNLTGYGLDEASADDELDDLRRERDDEARIEGVRALSERLYLEAPIAVVGYRIAAWPIDTTSFEGIVSDVVAPGGSSLPIQLLALRWER; via the coding sequence ATGGTAGGCCCGGGACCGGGACGGCGGGCGCTGCTTCGTGGCGTCGGCGGTCTCTCGGTCGGCCTCGGCCTCGGCGGCTGCGTCTGGCGGGAGGTGACCGGCGGGGCGGACGCGGCCGACGAGCCCTCGCGGCGCGGCGGTCGGATCACCCTCGGCTCGGTGGGCGCGTTCGAGGCGCTCGCCCCGCTCGCGGTGGAGTCGGTGCCGACGGGCGTCCTCGTCGACCTCTGTTACGCCCCGGGCGTCCTCGTCGAGCCGAGCGGGTTCCAAACGGTCCCGTGGTCGTTCGCCGACTGGGAGCGACTGGGCGAGGGCGAGCGCGTCGGCGTCGACCTCGCGGAGCTGACCTGGAGCGACGACGAGCCGCTCACTCCGGGTGACGTGGGGTTCACCTACGGGACGCTCGCGGAGCACCGGCCCGCACGGTACCGGTCGGTCGCGGACCGCGTGCTCGGGGTGGAGGGAAGCGACGACTGGGACCTCGAACTCGTCTTCGACGAGCCGGTCGGGGTGCTCGCGGATCCGTTCTCGGTCCCGATACTCCCCGAACACGTCCACGCCGACCTGGAGGACCCGATCGGGGACGTTCCCGACGAGCCGATCACGCTCGGCCCGGCCGACGTCGACGCGTTCGAGCCGGAAGTCGGGATCGACCTGACGTTCAGAGAGGAGTGGCCGCCGCTCGACGCCGGGTGGGCCGAGACGTACGAGATGCGCGGCGGCCCATTCCTCGACGAGGTGCGCTTTCGCGTCCACGACACGGCGAGCGAGGTCGTCGCGGCGGTCGAGCAGGGGGCGGTCGACGCCGGCGCGTTCGACCTCGGTCCGGTTGCCCTCTCCGGGGAAGGGGGGTCGACGGCGGTCGCGACCGGACCCGACGACGGCTTCGAGGCGCTCGCGTTCAACACACGGGTCGAGCCGTTCGACGACCAGAGCTTCAGACAGGCGCTCTCGATGCTGCTCGACCGCGAGCGCTGGGTTTCGCGGTACCGGGGGTTCGCCGATCCCGGCAGCACCCTCCTCCCGCCGGCGTACCCCCACCTGCGGCCGGAGGCGGCCGCGGGCGAGGAACCGAACGAGCACCCCGCGATGGCGGCGCTCTGGGAGCGCGACGCGCTGACGCCCGTCCGCGAGTTCCTCGAATCCGGCGGGACGGTCACGGGCGAGGCGGGCGAGTACGCGGGACGCGAGGTGGCCGAGAGCGCGACCGGCGTCGAGACCACGCAGGACGAAGCGCGCCACGAGTACGCCTTCGTCGAGACGCTCACCGACTCGCTGATCGAGGCGGGTGTCGCTCGCGAGCTCACTATCGAGGAGGAGCTCGTGACCGAGCGCCTCGGCCGCCCGGTCTCGGTCCTCGCCCCGCCGGTCGAGAGCGCCTCGCCGCTGGCGGAGGTCACCCACCGCTTCGCGGAGCGTCTCCGCGAGTTCGGCGTCCCGGTCGAGGTGGAGGTCACGGGGACCGCCGAGATCGGCGAACGCGCGTTCGAGGATGGGGACTTCGACGTCTGTCCGCTCGCCTGGCGGGGCTGTTCTCCCCACGGCGTCAGGACGCTCTCGACGCTCCTCCACAGCGGGAACACGGTCGAGGAGGGCGACGGCGACGGCCCGTGGTTCAACCTCACCGGCTACGGGCTGGACGAGGCGAGCGCGGACGACGAACTCGACGACCTCCGGCGCGAGCGCGACGACGAGGCGCGAATCGAGGGGGTGCGCGCGCTCTCCGAACGGCTCTACCTGGAGGCACCGATCGCCGTCGTCGGCTACCGGATCGCCGCCTGGCCGATCGACACCACCTCGTTCGAGGGGATCGTGAGCGACGTCGTCGCGCCCGGCGGCTCGTCGCTGCCGATCCAGCTCCTCGCGCTCAGGTGGGAGCGGTAG
- a CDS encoding DUF5778 family protein: protein MDDPLENDLYRRTLRLLEPGEIDLVGAIVHTEFDLGSDLEMHDATIEVGEVIAAAAGIEPGDTYVYSGVDDPEFSSNQHQGRTLDGEEFVWECQQLLRDGTFDLVFYYEASADQERVVEGVEGIGFEITTVP, encoded by the coding sequence ATGGACGACCCACTGGAGAACGACCTCTATCGACGGACCCTGCGCCTGCTCGAACCAGGCGAGATCGACCTCGTCGGCGCGATCGTACACACCGAGTTCGATCTCGGATCGGACCTGGAGATGCACGACGCGACGATCGAGGTCGGCGAGGTGATCGCGGCGGCCGCCGGGATCGAGCCTGGGGACACCTACGTCTACTCGGGCGTCGACGACCCGGAGTTCTCCTCGAACCAGCACCAGGGGCGCACCCTCGACGGCGAGGAGTTCGTCTGGGAGTGCCAGCAGCTCCTCCGTGACGGCACGTTCGACCTGGTCTTCTACTACGAGGCGAGCGCCGATCAGGAGCGGGTCGTCGAGGGCGTCGAGGGGATCGGCTTCGAGATCACGACCGTCCCGTGA
- a CDS encoding MFS transporter, whose protein sequence is MESPREERLFEGPGGRMLLALSLGNATIALGTLVLSPLLPTIIDSLAAGLAVAAIAMLSWRAAFLPVLLFAVGVALLVHRFSVEPYRVSRVGLDVRGTGRRLLGDGHVRLVLLAYSLYLFTWQGAVSFLPTLLQLERGFSPVLAGGGFAVLFVIGIVVKPLSGGVGDRLGRTRVAFGALVTGAVGLAILILAPSASLVVVGIVVFAVGMMAFSPPMLAYVMSIFPTASAGGDFGAVRTIYLGIGASGRRTSGWSRATPRPSLAWSVRSSPARSSSGD, encoded by the coding sequence GTGGAGTCACCGCGCGAGGAACGCCTGTTCGAGGGACCGGGCGGGCGGATGCTCCTCGCGCTCTCGCTCGGCAACGCGACCATCGCCCTCGGGACGCTCGTGCTCTCGCCGCTCCTACCCACGATCATCGACTCGCTCGCGGCGGGTCTCGCCGTCGCCGCCATCGCCATGCTGAGCTGGCGGGCCGCCTTCTTACCTGTACTCCTCTTCGCCGTCGGCGTCGCGCTGCTCGTCCACCGCTTCAGTGTCGAACCCTACCGCGTCTCCCGGGTCGGCCTCGACGTCCGTGGGACCGGGCGGCGGCTGCTCGGCGACGGCCACGTCCGCCTCGTGCTGCTCGCCTACTCGCTCTACCTCTTCACCTGGCAGGGGGCGGTGAGCTTCCTCCCGACGCTCTTGCAGCTCGAACGCGGCTTCTCGCCCGTGCTCGCCGGCGGCGGCTTCGCCGTCCTCTTCGTGATCGGGATCGTCGTGAAACCGCTCTCCGGCGGTGTCGGCGACCGCCTCGGCCGGACCCGTGTCGCGTTCGGGGCGCTCGTCACCGGGGCGGTCGGCCTCGCGATCCTGATCCTCGCCCCGAGCGCGTCGCTGGTCGTCGTCGGGATCGTCGTCTTCGCGGTCGGGATGATGGCGTTCTCGCCGCCGATGCTCGCCTACGTCATGTCGATCTTTCCGACCGCGAGCGCGGGTGGCGACTTCGGCGCCGTCAGGACGATCTACCTCGGGATCGGGGCCTCGGGCCGACGTACGTCGGGCTGGTCGCGAGCTACACCGCGGCCTTCGCTGGCCTGGTCTGTGCGCTCGTCGCCAGCGCGCTCCTCCTCTGGAGACTAG
- the hemA gene encoding glutamyl-tRNA reductase, protein MNAGVLNGVRVTHESAGVDEIEAVCTGSEGEAVETLLEREGVTEAVVLQTCNRAEAYVVADTVNAGREALSAYVGDVEATATVRSGHEESLEHLLRVACGLESIVLGEDQVLGQLRGAYEAAREVDGVGVVLEDALLKAIHVGERARSETAINEGIVSLGSAAVSLVSREGTLSETTALVVGAGEMGRLAARAFAARGVDRLLVANRTISHAEHVASEVDVAAEGIGLDALSRATEEADAVVTATGGPEPILDGETIGNGPLVVVDLAQPRDVDPSVGEREDVTVYDLDSLQAITESTRAERAAAAEEVEAMVEAELDRLLRGFKAKRADEAIGAMYENAERMKRRELSTAIAALEAHGELTEKQREAVCALASALVNQLLAAPTSSLREAAAEDDWTTIHTALELFDPEFEEAPPLGSGENREHLQGTTDDRPDRAAARLYDDD, encoded by the coding sequence GTGAACGCCGGCGTGCTGAACGGCGTCCGCGTCACCCACGAGAGCGCTGGCGTCGACGAGATCGAGGCGGTCTGTACGGGGAGCGAGGGCGAGGCCGTCGAGACGCTCCTCGAACGCGAGGGGGTCACCGAGGCGGTCGTTCTCCAGACGTGCAACCGTGCGGAGGCGTACGTCGTCGCAGACACCGTAAACGCGGGCCGCGAGGCGCTCTCCGCGTACGTGGGGGACGTCGAGGCGACCGCGACGGTCCGGAGCGGACACGAGGAGAGCCTCGAACACCTCCTCAGGGTGGCCTGCGGGCTCGAATCGATCGTCCTCGGGGAGGACCAGGTGCTCGGCCAGCTGAGAGGGGCCTACGAGGCGGCCCGCGAGGTCGACGGGGTCGGCGTCGTCCTCGAGGACGCGCTGTTGAAGGCGATCCACGTGGGCGAGCGCGCCCGGTCGGAGACGGCGATCAACGAGGGGATCGTCTCGCTCGGGAGCGCCGCGGTCTCGCTGGTCTCCCGGGAAGGGACGCTCTCGGAGACGACCGCGCTTGTCGTCGGCGCGGGCGAGATGGGCAGGCTCGCCGCCCGCGCATTCGCCGCCCGAGGCGTCGACCGGCTGCTCGTCGCGAACCGGACGATCTCGCACGCCGAACACGTCGCGAGCGAGGTCGACGTGGCGGCCGAGGGGATCGGCCTCGACGCGCTCTCGCGTGCGACAGAGGAGGCCGACGCGGTCGTCACCGCGACCGGCGGCCCCGAGCCGATCCTCGACGGTGAGACGATCGGGAACGGCCCACTGGTCGTCGTCGACCTCGCTCAGCCCAGGGACGTCGATCCGAGCGTCGGCGAGCGAGAGGACGTCACCGTCTACGACCTCGACTCGTTGCAAGCGATCACCGAGTCGACCCGCGCGGAGCGGGCGGCCGCCGCCGAGGAGGTCGAGGCGATGGTCGAGGCCGAACTCGACCGGCTGCTCCGCGGGTTCAAGGCGAAGCGGGCGGACGAGGCGATCGGCGCGATGTACGAGAACGCCGAACGGATGAAACGACGCGAGCTCTCCACCGCGATCGCCGCGCTCGAGGCACACGGTGAGCTGACCGAGAAACAGCGCGAGGCGGTCTGCGCGCTCGCGAGCGCGCTGGTGAACCAGCTGCTCGCCGCGCCCACCTCGAGTCTGCGCGAGGCCGCCGCCGAGGACGACTGGACGACGATCCACACCGCGCTCGAGCTGTTCGACCCCGAGTTCGAGGAGGCTCCGCCGCTCGGATCGGGTGAGAACCGGGAGCACCTACAGGGGACGACCGACGACCGTCCGGACCGCGCCGCCGCACGGCTCTACGACGACGACTGA
- the uppS gene encoding polyprenyl diphosphate synthase, protein MRTWIRSRLSSLYERTLEREIGDGPTHVAVIQDGNRRYARRRGDAPPDGHRAGAKTTENVLNWCEELGIEELTLYAFSTENFERPPEEREALYDLLCEKLSEFADADRVHDRGVRIRAIGELELLPARVRRVARYAEERTSEYDRFTLNVALAYGGRAELLGAARDAARAVEAGALSAEDITVEELDSRLYDARVRDVDLIIRTGGDERTSNFLPWHANGNEAAVFFCAPYWPEFSRVDFLRAVRTYEHREASWRRSRRDRALTLVGALSDVDLPRARTVIDRAGESIPTDDPTGAEPEALSPGESAD, encoded by the coding sequence ATGCGTACCTGGATTCGGTCGCGGCTCTCCTCGCTCTACGAGCGGACGCTCGAGCGCGAGATCGGCGACGGCCCGACGCACGTCGCGGTCATCCAGGACGGCAACCGCCGGTACGCCAGGCGCAGGGGTGACGCGCCCCCCGACGGCCACCGGGCGGGGGCGAAGACGACCGAGAACGTCCTCAACTGGTGTGAGGAGCTCGGCATCGAGGAGCTCACGCTCTACGCCTTCTCGACCGAGAACTTCGAGCGCCCGCCGGAGGAGCGCGAGGCGCTCTACGACCTCCTCTGCGAGAAGCTCTCGGAGTTCGCCGACGCCGACCGGGTCCACGACCGCGGGGTCCGAATCCGGGCGATCGGCGAACTCGAACTGCTCCCGGCGCGCGTCAGGCGCGTCGCCCGCTACGCCGAGGAGCGGACGAGCGAGTACGACCGGTTCACGCTCAACGTCGCGCTCGCCTACGGCGGCCGCGCCGAACTGCTCGGGGCGGCCCGCGACGCGGCCCGCGCGGTCGAGGCGGGCGCCCTCTCCGCGGAGGATATCACCGTCGAGGAGCTCGACTCGCGGCTCTACGACGCCCGTGTGAGGGACGTCGACCTGATCATCCGGACCGGCGGCGACGAGCGTACCTCGAACTTCCTGCCGTGGCACGCCAACGGAAACGAGGCCGCCGTCTTCTTCTGTGCGCCGTACTGGCCGGAGTTCTCCCGCGTGGACTTCCTGCGCGCGGTCCGAACCTACGAGCACCGGGAGGCCTCCTGGCGCCGGAGCCGTCGCGACCGCGCGCTCACGCTCGTCGGCGCGCTCTCGGACGTCGACCTCCCGCGGGCTCGGACCGTGATCGACCGGGCGGGCGAGTCGATCCCCACGGACGACCCGACGGGCGCTGAGCCCGAGGCGCTCTCGCCCGGCGAGAGCGCGGACTGA
- a CDS encoding undecaprenyl diphosphate synthase family protein yields the protein MGLYDRYLAVRIRRHESDPPSHVALVLTERDLLERGAYDRLEAALDWAFAFDAERVTVYVSVLDPAAAPTLVGELEGIEAPERVAVRGPEDTETADAPIQISIGLGGKREFARAVRALAGEVEAGERSPEEIDAEEIEAQLVFPDEPDLVVKTGAERLSDFMIWQSVYAELYFTDVNWRDFRKRDYLRAVLDYKNRQRRFGR from the coding sequence GTGGGCCTCTACGACCGCTACCTCGCCGTCCGGATCCGGCGCCACGAGAGCGATCCGCCGAGCCACGTCGCGCTCGTGCTCACCGAGCGCGACCTCCTCGAACGCGGGGCGTACGACCGGCTGGAGGCGGCGCTCGACTGGGCGTTCGCCTTCGACGCCGAGCGCGTCACCGTCTACGTCAGCGTGCTCGATCCGGCGGCGGCCCCGACGCTCGTCGGCGAGCTCGAGGGGATCGAGGCCCCCGAACGGGTCGCTGTCAGGGGACCGGAGGACACCGAGACGGCCGACGCCCCGATCCAGATCAGCATCGGCCTGGGAGGGAAACGCGAGTTCGCCCGGGCGGTGCGCGCGCTCGCCGGCGAGGTCGAAGCCGGCGAGCGCTCGCCCGAGGAGATCGACGCCGAGGAGATCGAGGCCCAGCTCGTCTTCCCCGACGAACCGGACCTCGTGGTGAAGACCGGTGCCGAACGGCTCTCGGATTTCATGATCTGGCAGTCGGTCTACGCCGAACTCTACTTCACGGACGTGAACTGGCGCGACTTCAGAAAGCGCGATTACCTCCGGGCGGTGCTCGACTACAAGAACCGTCAGCGACGTTTCGGCCGATAG
- the lwrS gene encoding LWR-salt protein: MASYVFHVRFRLDPDGMRAEPSEFETTLVREADPPGTEGWLFFRDRLWRGEIGDERHMREFAEEVLGVRVERVEFHRFEVTGEELATLEAEIERDLEPFRATSATEVLHKYFGSSLEVR, translated from the coding sequence GTGGCGTCGTACGTCTTTCACGTCCGGTTCCGGCTCGATCCCGACGGGATGAGAGCGGAGCCGAGCGAGTTCGAGACGACGCTCGTCCGCGAGGCCGACCCGCCGGGAACGGAGGGGTGGCTCTTCTTCAGGGACCGACTGTGGCGGGGCGAGATCGGAGACGAGCGACACATGCGCGAGTTCGCCGAGGAGGTGCTCGGCGTTCGGGTAGAGCGAGTCGAGTTCCACCGGTTCGAGGTCACGGGCGAGGAGCTCGCGACGCTCGAGGCCGAGATCGAGAGAGATCTGGAACCTTTCCGGGCGACGTCCGCGACCGAGGTGCTGCACAAGTACTTCGGCTCCTCGCTCGAGGTCCGGTGA
- the ahbB gene encoding siroheme decarboxylase subunit beta, whose protein sequence is MTRAEAAKLNTLDRAVVNAFQGGFPVTERPFEPAAEALFERGVEVGERELVERVRDLCGDGTLSRFGPLVNAERIGGAATLVAMHAPPERFEEVEETVNAHREVAHNYEREHPHLNMWFVVSVADPDRVAEVLGEIEAETGQPTYDLPKEREFRVEAKFYVDGPISDGAVDLSELGPAVEPTDRTTLTPAERDLILAVQDGFPVTETPYADVADEIGAETEWVLRTLKRFVAEGKIRRIGVIPNHYALGYTENGMTVWNVPDEIVGEVGPAVAALPFVTHCYERPRHEGVWPYNVFAMTHGRSEAESDRRIREVRDRMAEFFDVDEEPSSGVPAPEVDLGGWDTLFSTRILKKTGIRMDERARANTAR, encoded by the coding sequence ATGACACGGGCGGAGGCCGCGAAGCTCAACACACTCGACAGGGCCGTCGTGAACGCGTTCCAGGGGGGTTTTCCCGTCACCGAACGGCCGTTCGAGCCCGCCGCCGAGGCGCTCTTCGAGCGCGGCGTCGAGGTGGGTGAGCGCGAACTCGTCGAACGGGTCCGCGACCTCTGCGGGGACGGAACGCTCTCGCGGTTCGGCCCGCTGGTCAACGCCGAGCGGATCGGCGGCGCAGCGACGCTCGTCGCGATGCACGCCCCGCCCGAGCGGTTCGAGGAGGTCGAGGAGACGGTCAACGCCCACCGGGAGGTCGCACACAACTACGAACGCGAGCACCCCCACCTGAACATGTGGTTCGTCGTGAGCGTCGCCGATCCCGATCGGGTCGCGGAGGTACTGGGAGAGATCGAGGCCGAGACAGGCCAGCCGACGTACGACCTGCCGAAAGAGAGGGAGTTCCGCGTCGAGGCGAAGTTCTACGTCGACGGACCGATCTCGGATGGGGCGGTAGACCTCTCGGAGCTCGGGCCAGCGGTCGAGCCGACCGACCGGACGACGCTCACGCCGGCGGAACGGGATCTGATTCTCGCGGTTCAGGACGGCTTCCCGGTGACCGAGACGCCGTACGCGGACGTGGCGGACGAGATCGGAGCCGAGACCGAGTGGGTGCTCCGGACGCTGAAACGGTTCGTCGCCGAGGGGAAGATCAGGCGGATCGGCGTGATCCCGAACCACTACGCGCTCGGCTACACCGAGAACGGGATGACGGTCTGGAACGTTCCCGACGAGATCGTCGGGGAGGTCGGCCCCGCGGTCGCCGCGCTGCCGTTCGTCACCCACTGCTACGAGCGGCCGCGTCACGAGGGGGTCTGGCCGTACAACGTCTTCGCGATGACCCACGGACGGAGCGAGGCCGAGAGCGACCGGCGGATCCGAGAGGTGCGCGACCGGATGGCCGAGTTCTTCGACGTGGACGAGGAGCCGTCGTCGGGCGTTCCCGCACCCGAGGTCGACCTCGGCGGGTGGGATACGCTGTTCTCGACGCGGATCCTGAAGAAGACGGGGATACGGATGGACGAGCGAGCACGGGCCAACACCGCCCGATGA
- a CDS encoding 4a-hydroxytetrahydrobiopterin dehydratase: MAELLDDEEIERRLPEGWSRERDEIVRAFEFDDYLDGVAFARDVGEIAEAEFHHPEMTVRYEEVEVRFTTHDEGGITERDIEMAEILNEEV; the protein is encoded by the coding sequence ATGGCAGAGCTACTCGACGACGAGGAGATCGAACGCCGACTCCCCGAGGGATGGTCGCGAGAGCGCGACGAGATCGTCCGCGCCTTCGAATTCGACGACTACCTCGACGGGGTGGCGTTCGCCCGCGACGTCGGCGAGATCGCCGAGGCGGAGTTCCACCACCCGGAGATGACCGTCCGCTACGAGGAGGTCGAGGTCCGCTTCACCACCCACGACGAGGGCGGGATCACCGAACGCGACATCGAGATGGCGGAGATCCTGAACGAGGAGGTCTGA
- a CDS encoding DUF92 domain-containing protein has product MTGSVSRACAFALVGSLSLLAPVVFRLPLDSLFLTMATVAPFATVALLAAFAIRDGPLFELFARPGDRREQRLYGLAGFALATTALALLIAFGLPVELFTASVCLLVFGNLGAAVVRRRYRSPLASTTGFVLGGSLAGVGSQVTAETVAYGTTGPVGPLVLFAAAGGLIAALVREALYKQDEPLILLTVGLSLWLLAELDLVLSVPEVVLALAVTVGFGTAAYALGTASITGMLTGIVLGLLTVVLGGYAWFVVLIAFYGVGGLSTKFRYEEKLARGVAEENDGARGGGNVLSNSAAALAAVVGFAASPALIDLPQTLFLFAFAGALSTALADTLSSEIGGVYDTPRLITTGRRVPPGTDGAVTWQGELAGLAGASLVSLVSLALFDPIGLVGALVVCLGGVAGMTADSLLGATLEGAYLGNQGVNFLATVSGALFATALWLLL; this is encoded by the coding sequence GTGACCGGTTCGGTGAGTCGTGCGTGTGCGTTCGCCCTCGTGGGGAGTCTCTCGCTTCTCGCGCCCGTCGTTTTCCGGCTCCCGCTCGACTCGCTGTTCCTGACGATGGCGACGGTCGCCCCGTTCGCGACCGTGGCGCTGCTCGCCGCGTTCGCTATCCGGGACGGCCCGCTCTTCGAGCTGTTCGCGCGGCCCGGCGACCGGCGAGAGCAGCGCCTCTACGGGCTCGCCGGCTTCGCGCTCGCGACGACCGCGCTCGCGCTGCTCATCGCGTTCGGCCTCCCGGTGGAGCTGTTCACCGCCTCGGTCTGTCTCCTCGTCTTCGGCAACCTCGGCGCGGCGGTGGTCCGTAGGAGATACCGGAGCCCGCTCGCCTCGACGACCGGCTTCGTCCTCGGCGGGTCGCTCGCGGGCGTCGGCTCGCAGGTGACCGCGGAGACCGTCGCGTACGGCACGACGGGCCCTGTCGGCCCGCTCGTCCTCTTCGCGGCGGCGGGGGGGCTGATCGCGGCACTCGTCCGCGAGGCGCTCTACAAGCAGGACGAACCGCTGATCCTGCTGACCGTCGGGCTCTCGCTCTGGCTGCTCGCCGAACTCGACCTCGTCCTCTCGGTCCCCGAGGTCGTTCTCGCGCTCGCGGTCACCGTCGGCTTCGGGACGGCAGCCTACGCGCTCGGTACCGCCTCGATCACGGGGATGCTCACCGGGATCGTCCTCGGGCTCCTCACGGTCGTGCTGGGTGGCTACGCCTGGTTCGTCGTGTTGATCGCGTTCTACGGCGTCGGCGGGCTCTCGACGAAGTTCCGCTACGAGGAGAAGCTCGCCCGCGGTGTCGCAGAGGAGAACGACGGCGCCCGAGGGGGCGGTAACGTGCTGAGCAACTCCGCGGCAGCGCTCGCGGCGGTCGTCGGCTTCGCCGCCTCGCCCGCGCTGATCGACCTCCCGCAGACGCTGTTCCTGTTCGCGTTCGCCGGCGCGCTCTCGACGGCGCTCGCGGACACGCTCTCGAGCGAGATCGGCGGGGTCTACGACACGCCCCGCCTGATCACGACCGGCCGTCGGGTCCCTCCCGGTACCGACGGCGCGGTCACCTGGCAGGGCGAACTCGCGGGGCTCGCGGGGGCGTCGCTCGTCTCGCTCGTCTCCCTCGCGCTGTTCGATCCGATCGGACTCGTCGGCGCGCTCGTCGTCTGTCTCGGCGGCGTCGCCGGGATGACCGCCGACAGCCTCCTCGGGGCGACGCTCGAGGGAGCGTATCTCGGGAACCAGGGCGTGAACTTCCTCGCGACGGTCTCCGGCGCGCTCTTCGCCACGGCGCTCTGGCTCCTCCTCTAG
- a CDS encoding precorrin-2 dehydrogenase/sirohydrochlorin ferrochelatase family protein, producing MIPLLHDLSGATVLVLGGGPVGARKARRFSREARTVVVSPAFCEADFGDAELVRDAPDAEGVYEWIDRLEPALVVCATDSERINEAATAAARERGTLVNRADRSGERESGGVVVPATVREDPVVVAIATGGTAPALSKHLRERLETELEGAGAMAELLSELRTELRETGHPPERRRAAVGAVVESSAVWKALRTGESKRPDVADDVIESALETEGDDG from the coding sequence ATGATCCCGCTCCTCCACGATCTCTCGGGGGCGACCGTCCTCGTCCTGGGCGGCGGACCGGTCGGCGCGCGGAAGGCGAGACGGTTCTCGCGCGAGGCCCGGACGGTCGTCGTGAGCCCGGCGTTCTGCGAGGCCGACTTCGGTGACGCGGAACTCGTCCGTGATGCGCCGGACGCCGAGGGAGTATACGAGTGGATCGACCGGCTGGAGCCGGCGCTCGTCGTCTGTGCGACGGATAGCGAAAGGATCAACGAGGCCGCCACGGCGGCCGCCAGAGAGCGTGGGACGCTCGTCAACCGGGCGGACCGATCGGGCGAGCGAGAGTCCGGGGGTGTCGTCGTCCCGGCGACGGTGCGCGAGGACCCGGTCGTCGTGGCGATCGCCACGGGAGGGACCGCCCCCGCGCTGTCGAAACACCTTCGAGAGCGGCTGGAGACCGAGCTAGAGGGTGCCGGCGCGATGGCGGAGCTGCTCTCCGAACTCCGGACCGAGCTCCGCGAGACGGGCCACCCGCCGGAGCGACGACGGGCAGCGGTCGGTGCGGTCGTGGAGTCGTCGGCCGTTTGGAAGGCTTTACGTACGGGGGAGTCAAAGCGGCCGGACGTGGCCGATGACGTGATCGAATCCGCGCTCGAGACGGAGGGTGACGACGGGTGA